In a single window of the Euleptes europaea isolate rEulEur1 chromosome 4, rEulEur1.hap1, whole genome shotgun sequence genome:
- the LOC130476492 gene encoding vesicle-associated membrane protein 1-like, with protein sequence MVKNEGILLSLSVTLFAAPLALTGELRLAKSGDVQGAFSSASCTSSWSDPAQQPAPGAGEGGEGAGGAPGQPPNLTSNRRLQQTQAQVEEVVDIMRVNVDKVLERDQKLSELDERADALQAGAQVFESSAAALKRKYWWKNCKMMIMLGVICAIVVIAIALYFFT encoded by the exons ATGGTAAAAAACGAAGgcatccttctctccctctccgtGACCTTGTTTGCGGCACCGTTGGCTCTGACCGGGGAGCTGCGGCTAGCAAAATCCGGAGACGTACAGGGTGCATTTTCGAGTGCTTCCTGTACTTCCTCTTG GTCTGATCCTGCTCAGCAGCCTGCCCCTGGGGCGGGAGAAGGGGGTGAAGGGGCTGGAGGCGCCCCGGGGCAACCTCCAAACCTGACCAGCAATCGCCGTCTGCAACAGACTCAAGCCCAAGTAGAAGAA gtGGTGGATATCATGCGTGTGAATGTGGACAAAGTCTTGGAGCGAGATCAGAAGCTATCGGAACTCGACGAGCGAGCAGATGCCCTCCAAGCCGGGGCCCAAGTGTTCGAAAGTAGTGCAGCAGCTCTCAAGAGGAAGTACTGGTGGAAGAATTGTAAG ATGATGATCATGCTGGGAGTGATCTGTGCTATTGTGGTGATCGCGATTGCAC TCTATTTTTTTACCTGA